In the genome of Nonomuraea sp. NBC_00507, the window CGTGCTGAACGTCGTCCGCCTCCTGGGCCTGCCCGAGGAGGACTATGCCACCACCCGGCAGCAGCTCGCCGGACGGGAACGGCTGGACCAGGGGCTCCGCGCCTGGGTGGCGGCCCGCGAGACCGGCGAGTGCCTGAGGGTCTTCGCCGAGGCCGAGGTGGTCGCCTCCCGCGTCTTCACCGCCGCGGACATCGCCGCCGACCCCGTCTACGCCGAACGCGGCGACATCGTCACCGTCGACGATCCCGACCTCGGCCCCGTCCGCATGCAGGCCGCCCTCCCGCACTTCCACCAGGAGCCCGGGCACATCTGGCGCACCGGGCCCGCGCTCGGGCAGGACAACGACCTCGTCTACCGCGACTGGCTCGGGCTCGGCGCGGAGGAGATCGTGGACCTGGAGAAGCGCGGTGTCATCTGACCGGCCCCAGCTGCGCTCCCTGCTCTTCGTCCCGGGGACCAGAACCGAGTGGCTCGCCAAGGCGGCGGCCGCGGGGGCCGACGCGGCCATCCTCGACCTCGAGGACGCGGTCCCGCCCGCTGAGAAACCCGCCGCCCGCGCCCGCGTGGCCGACGCCGTCGCGAACGCGAGCGGCGACATGGCCGTCCTCGTCCGCATCAACCCCCTCGACAGCTGGGCGGCCGCCGAGGACCTGCGCGCCGTCACGCACGCCGGCCTGGCCGGGGTGGTCGTGCCCAAGATCGGCGGGCCGGCGGACGTGCTTATGGCCGATCGGCTCCTGACCTGGTGCGAACGCGAACACGGCCTGCCCGAAGGGCATCTCGCCCTGGTGCCGCTGCTGGAGAGCGCCGCCGCGCTGCGGGAGGCGTACGAGATCGGCCGGGCCGCCCCCCGCGTCGCCTACCTGGGCGCGGTCACCGGCAAGGGCGGCGACGTCGAGCGCGCGATCGGCTACCGCTGGAGCCGCGAGGGCGCCGAGACCCTGGCCCTGCGCTCCCGTGTCCTGCTGGACGTCCGGGCGGCGGGAGTGCCGTGTCCGGTTGCCGGCCTGTGGACCGGCGTCGGCGACCTGGAGGGGTTGCGGGCGTTCGCGGAGCAGAACCGCTCGCTCGGCTACGACGGCATGATGGCCATCCACCCCTCCCACGTCCCCGTGATCAACGAGGTGTATTCACCTGGTCCCGAGGAGCTCGCCCGCTACGAGCGGCTGATCGCCGCGGTGGAGGAGGCGCGGGCGCGCGGCGCCGGGGCGATCGCGTTCGAGGGGGAGATGGTGGACGAGGCCATGGCGGGCAGAGCCCGAGCGGCCCTCGAACGCCGTTGAGGTTCGGACCAAACTGTGCCCCTTCGTCTGGCGAGCGGGGTCGGTGTGTTCAGCGCGCTCAGCAATGCCGGTTCCGCCGCCTGTACCACTCGTGCAGGTCATCGTCCCGGTGCTGACCACCGTCGGGTCCAGGGCCGGAAGCGGTGGGCGTACGCGCTTGACCCTGCTCACTCGGCAGCGCAGCCGCCTTCGAACCGTGACCTTGCGGCACCTTCCGGGCGCCGTGAGCGGGATAGGCTCGGCCTGTGCCCACCTACGTCGCCGTGGATCTCGGGGCGGAGAGCGGACGGGTGCTCGCGGGTGAGTTCGACGGCGAGCGTCTCGTGGTGCGCGAGGCCCACCGCTTTCCCAACGTGCCGGTGCGCGTTCTCGGCGGCCTCCACTGGGACGTTCTGCGCCTGCTGGCGGAGGCGCGTGCCGGGATCGGGCGCGTCGTCAGCGAGCGTCGGGTCGTCAGCGTCGGCGTGGACGCATGGGGCAACGACTTCGGGCTGCTCGACCGCGACCAGCGGCTCGTGGCCAACCCCCGGCACCATCGCGACCCCTACGCCGTGGGCCTGACCGCCCTGGTCTCCTCTCAAGAGCACTACGAGGTGACGGGGGTGCAGCCGCTGCCCATCAACACCTCGTGCCAGCTGCTCGCGCACGCCGGGTCGCCGCTGCTGGACGCCGCCGATCGGCTGGTGATGTTACCGGACCTGTTCACCCTCTGGCTGAGCGGCGAGATGCTCACCGAGCGGACGATCGCCAGCACCAGCCAGCTCCTGGACGCCCGGACCGGCCGTTGGGCCGGCGACCTCATCGCCCGGCTCGGGCTGCCGTCGCGTCTGTTCGGCGGGGAAATCGTCGAGCCCGGCACGGTCGCCGGGCCGCTGCGGGACGAATCCGGCCGGCCCGGCGAGGCCGTCGTGGTCGCCGTGGCCGGTCATGACACCGCATCGGCGGTTGCGGCGCTCCCCGTCGTCTCCGGTCCGAGCGGCTCCTCTGGCGCGGTCGCGTACATCTCCTGCGGCACGTGGTCGCTCGTCGGTGTGGAGACGGCCGGGCCCATCACCACCCCGGAGTCCCGGCTCGCCGGGTTCACCAACGAGGGTGGCGTGCTCGGCACTGTGCGGTTCCTGCGCAATCTCAACGGCCTTTGGCTGCTTCAGGAGTGCCGCCGAGCTTGGGGGACCGGCGCTTCGTACGCCGACCTGGTCGCCGAGGCCGAGGCCGCACCCGCTTTCGGCCCGCTGATCGATCCCACCCACCTGGGATTCCTGAAGCCGGAGGACATGCCAGCACGAGTCGCGGCGTTCTGCCGCGCGACGGGCCAGCCGGTGCCCGAGGGCCGGGCCGCGATGGTGCGTTGCATCCTGGAGAGCCTGGCGTGCTCCTACCGCCTGGTCCTGGAGCAGGCAGAGGAGCTGACCGGCCGCCCGGTGGAGGCCGTACACCTCGTCGGCGGTGGCGCTGCCAGCGATACGCTCTGCCGGCTCACCGCGGACATCGGCGGGCGGCCCGTGCTCGCGGGGCCGGTCGAGGCGACCGGTATCGGCAACCTCCTCGTCCAGGTCATGGCCCACGGGGGCATCGGTTCTCTTGGAGAGCTGCGCGAGGTGGTCCGCCGGTCGTACCCGCCCCGGACATTCCTGCCGGACAGTGAGCGCGAGCCGTACGATGCGACGTATGTCCGGTTCCGTGAATTGACCGCTGTTGACAACTTCTGGAGTAAAGTAGCGTCCCAGAGGTGCCCGACCATAGATGAGTGAGCCCGGTCCCATGCTGATCGCAGAGCGGCGACGCCGCATCCTGGAGCACGTGCACGAGCACGGATATGCCTCGTTCCGGGAGCTGGCCGACGCGCTCGGCACGTCGGAGTCCACTGTCCGGCGGGACCTGCGGTCGCTGGTAGGCGAGGGCCTGCTGGACGCCACTCGGGGTGGTGTGACTCTGCCCGTCTTCCCCACGGCGTCGCGTCCGGTCTCCGTCGACGCGGTGGCGGCCGAGCGCGAGGCCATCGCCGCCCACGCCGCGACGCTCGTGGAGCCCGGCACCGCCGTCCTGCTCGGTCCCGGGCGCACCACCGCGGCGCTGGCCCGGCGGCTCGCCGAGTTGCCGTCCCTCACCGTGGTCACCAACTCCACCATGGTGGTCGAGGCGCTCATGGACGCGCCCCACATCGAAGTCGTCGCGGTGGGCGGCACGCTGCGCCGGTCCATCCACGCCTTCGTGGGGCCGATCACCGAGCAGCACCTGGAGGGCCTGCGGGGCGCGCAGACCTTCCTGTCAGGCGACGGCGTCACCCCCGAGAGGGGACTGACCACACCCAACGTCTTCGCCGCCGCCACCGACCAGGCTCTCGCCGCGGCCGGCCGCGAGGTCGTCGTCCTCGCCGACCACTCCAAGATCGGTCATGACACGATGTGTCAGACCGTGTCCACCGAGCGCATGAGCGTCCTGGTCACAGACCTGAAGGCGGACTCCGTCATGGTGAACCGGCTTGTCGGCGCGCAGGTCGACGTCCACATTGCTGACATGAACCGATGAGTTCTGACCCAACCTGACATCTTTTCTGGGCACGTAACGAGTCAGCGACACCCGTCCCTCCGCCGTTTCCGCGTATGAGCAGCTTGCAGGGATCCTAGCGGCCCGCCATCGCGTGTTGTTCTGGCGACGCATATTGACACATCGGTAACCGCCGTGGCTATCATCCTCTCAACTTCCTGTCAAAACCATTCAAGTTGTGGCAGGCGGTGCCCGTTCCCTCGGAAGGAGGGTCACTTGATGCCCCGCAGAACAACGGCTGCGGCCGCTGCCGGCCTGCTGGCGCTCACGTTGAGCGCGTGCACCAAGTCCGTCGGTGACGGCCCCGCGGACGCCGGCGCGTCCGCCCAGCAGCAGGTGGAGGCGACCTCTGGAGACGCGTCGCTGTGCACCCCGGAGCGGTACAACGGCGGTGTGCCCCAGCTCGACCTGAAGAACGTCACCGTGGGGTTCGCGCAGTCGGAGAAGGAGGCGAACCCGTTCCGGATCACCGAGACGCAGTCGATCAAGGACGAGGCCGCGCAGCGAGGCATCAAGCTGATCACGACGAACGCGCAGTCGGACCTCAACAAGGAGATCGCCGACATCCAGGGCATGATCGCCCAGGGCGCCAAGGTCCTGATCATCTCCCCGCTCAACTCCGAAGGGCTCGACCCCGCGCTCAAGGCGGCCCAGGATGCCAAAGTCCCGATCATGACGATCGACCGGCTGCTCACCACCAAAAAGGCCTGCGTCGACTACGTCGGCTGGATCGGCTCCGACTTCGTCAAGCAGGGCGCCCGAGCCGCCGATGCGATGATCACCGCGACGGGAGACAAGGGAGAGGTCGCGATCCTGCTCGGAGCCTCAGGGGTGAACGTCACCGTCGACCGGACCAAGGGGTTCAAGGATCAGCTCGCCGCGAAGGGCTCGGCGCTGAAGGTCGTGGCCGAGCAGACCGGCGACTTCACCCGTGAGAAGGGCCGCGCGGTCACCGAGCAGCTCATCTCCGCCAACCCCGGTATCAGCGCCATCTACGCGGAGAACGACGAGATGGCCCTCGGCGCCGTCGCCGCGCTCAAGGCGGCGGGCAAGAAGCCGGGAGACGTGAAGATCGTCACGATCGACGGCACTCGTGGCGCGGTCCAGGGCATCGTCGACGGCTGGATCGCCGCGGTCATCGAGTCGAACCCACGATTCGGACCACTCGCCTTCCAGGCGCTCGAGAACTTCTACGCAGGCAAGGGCGTACCGGCGAAGACGATCATCTCCGACAAGGAGTACACCCCTGAGAACGCCAAGGTCGAACTGCCGAACGCCTACTGAGCCCGGGGGCGGCCCGGACCGCCGCCCTCACGACGTCCGGGAGCGGGCACATGAATGAAGCGGTGTGCGAGGCGCACGCCATCTCCAAGCGGTTCGGCGGGACCCTAGCCCTCGACTGCGTCTCGTTGCGGCTCGACGTCGGCGAGGCCCACGCGCTGGTGGGGGAGAACGGGGCGGGGAAGTCCACGCTCATCAAGGTGCTCACCGGGGTGCACCGCCCGGATGGCGGCACGATCCGCCACCTCGGCCGGCCGGTGTCCTTCTCCGGACCCGCCGACGCTCAGGACTCCGGGATCAGCACCATCTACCAGGAGGTCGAGCTCGCCCCGCTGCTGAGCGTGGCCGACAACCTCTTCCTCGGCAGGGAGCCGATCACCCGCTTGGGGCTGCTCGACCGGTCGCGGCTGCGGAGGGAAGCCACCGAGGTCCTCGCCCGGTACGGCGTGACCGTGGACGTCCGCCGGCCGCTCGGCGAGCTGGGCCTCGGCATCCGGCAGATGGTGGCGATCGCCCGCGCGGTCAGTGCGCGCGCCCGACTGGTGATCATGGATGAGCCGACCTCCTCACTGGCCCCGCGCGAGGTGGACCGGCTCGCGGATGTCATCGAGGTGCTGCGTGCGCAGGGCATCGCGATCCTCTACGTCACTCACAAGCTGGATGAGGTCTTCCGCGTCTGCCAGCGGGTCAGCGTCCTGCGTGACGGCCGTCTGGTCCGCACCGGTCTCGTCCGGGAGACCTCCCGCATCGGCCTGGTCGCCGCGATGCTCGGCCGGCCGGTGGCCGAGGTGCGCCGCCACGGCGTGACGAGCTTCGGCGAGGCCCACGAGGTGGGCCGCGCCGCGCCGGTTCTGCGGGCCGAGTCCCTGGTGCGCGAGCACGCTCTGCACGGTGTCTCCGTCGAGGTACGTCCGGGCGAGGTGGTGGGACTCGCGGGCCTGCTCGGCTCCGGCCGGTCAGAAACGGTGCGAGCGGTGTTCGGCGCCGACCCCCTCGACGCCGGATCGGTGGAGGTGGCGGGGCGCGCCCGCCGGCGCTGGAACCCCGCCATCGCCATCCGCTCGGGTGTCTGCATGGTGCCGGAGGACCGCAAGGCCGAGGGTGTCGTGCCGGGGCTGTCGGTCCGTGACAACATCACGCTGGCGGCACTGCCCCGCCTCACCCGGGGCGGGCTGGTGTCCCGCCGGGCGCGCGACCGCATCGTCGACGCATTCGTCCGCCGCCTCGGGATCAAGGTGTCCTCGCCCGACCAGAAGGTGGGCGAGCTGTCCGGCGGCAACCAGCAGAAGGTGCTGCTCGCCCGCATGCTCTGTCTCCATCCCGCGGTGCTGATCCTCGACGAGCCGACGCGGGGCATCGACATCGGCGCCAAGGCGGAGATTCAGGCGCTCATCGACGAGCTCGCTCATGAGGGCCTCGGCGTCCTGCTGGTGGCAGAGCTGGAGGAGATCGTGGAGGGCGCCGACACCGTCGTGGTCCTGCGGGACGGGACGGCGGCCGGCGTGCTCCGCGGTGCGGAGATCGGCGAGCGGCCGATCATGGAGCTGATCGCCGCGGCCGACTCGGATGGATCTGCCGGTGGGCGGTTCGATGACTGAGCCGCCCAGCGGGACTCCCGCGCCCACCCTCGCCCGCGTGGCCGGCCGCACGGGCGCGGCGGGGCGGGTCACCTGGCTGCCCGATTACGGGGTCTACCTCGCCCTCGGCGTCCTGCTGGCGTTCAACCTGGTGTTCACGCCGAACTTCGCCACCGTCGCGAACCTACGGCTCCAACTCGTCCAGGTAGCCCCGGTGGCCATCGTCGCCCTCGGCATGGCACTGGTGATCGGCACCGAAGGCATCGACCTGTCGGTCGGCTCCACGATGGCCATCGCCGCGGCGTTGCTGCCGCTCTACCTCGGCTACGGGCCCTGGCCCGCCATCGCCGTCGCGGTGCTCGCCGGTGCGGCCGTGG includes:
- a CDS encoding HpcH/HpaI aldolase/citrate lyase family protein; amino-acid sequence: MSSDRPQLRSLLFVPGTRTEWLAKAAAAGADAAILDLEDAVPPAEKPAARARVADAVANASGDMAVLVRINPLDSWAAAEDLRAVTHAGLAGVVVPKIGGPADVLMADRLLTWCEREHGLPEGHLALVPLLESAAALREAYEIGRAAPRVAYLGAVTGKGGDVERAIGYRWSREGAETLALRSRVLLDVRAAGVPCPVAGLWTGVGDLEGLRAFAEQNRSLGYDGMMAIHPSHVPVINEVYSPGPEELARYERLIAAVEEARARGAGAIAFEGEMVDEAMAGRARAALERR
- a CDS encoding rhamnulokinase, with amino-acid sequence MPTYVAVDLGAESGRVLAGEFDGERLVVREAHRFPNVPVRVLGGLHWDVLRLLAEARAGIGRVVSERRVVSVGVDAWGNDFGLLDRDQRLVANPRHHRDPYAVGLTALVSSQEHYEVTGVQPLPINTSCQLLAHAGSPLLDAADRLVMLPDLFTLWLSGEMLTERTIASTSQLLDARTGRWAGDLIARLGLPSRLFGGEIVEPGTVAGPLRDESGRPGEAVVVAVAGHDTASAVAALPVVSGPSGSSGAVAYISCGTWSLVGVETAGPITTPESRLAGFTNEGGVLGTVRFLRNLNGLWLLQECRRAWGTGASYADLVAEAEAAPAFGPLIDPTHLGFLKPEDMPARVAAFCRATGQPVPEGRAAMVRCILESLACSYRLVLEQAEELTGRPVEAVHLVGGGAASDTLCRLTADIGGRPVLAGPVEATGIGNLLVQVMAHGGIGSLGELREVVRRSYPPRTFLPDSEREPYDATYVRFRELTAVDNFWSKVASQRCPTIDE
- a CDS encoding DeoR/GlpR family DNA-binding transcription regulator; protein product: MSEPGPMLIAERRRRILEHVHEHGYASFRELADALGTSESTVRRDLRSLVGEGLLDATRGGVTLPVFPTASRPVSVDAVAAEREAIAAHAATLVEPGTAVLLGPGRTTAALARRLAELPSLTVVTNSTMVVEALMDAPHIEVVAVGGTLRRSIHAFVGPITEQHLEGLRGAQTFLSGDGVTPERGLTTPNVFAAATDQALAAAGREVVVLADHSKIGHDTMCQTVSTERMSVLVTDLKADSVMVNRLVGAQVDVHIADMNR
- a CDS encoding ABC transporter substrate-binding protein — encoded protein: MPRRTTAAAAAGLLALTLSACTKSVGDGPADAGASAQQQVEATSGDASLCTPERYNGGVPQLDLKNVTVGFAQSEKEANPFRITETQSIKDEAAQRGIKLITTNAQSDLNKEIADIQGMIAQGAKVLIISPLNSEGLDPALKAAQDAKVPIMTIDRLLTTKKACVDYVGWIGSDFVKQGARAADAMITATGDKGEVAILLGASGVNVTVDRTKGFKDQLAAKGSALKVVAEQTGDFTREKGRAVTEQLISANPGISAIYAENDEMALGAVAALKAAGKKPGDVKIVTIDGTRGAVQGIVDGWIAAVIESNPRFGPLAFQALENFYAGKGVPAKTIISDKEYTPENAKVELPNAY
- a CDS encoding sugar ABC transporter ATP-binding protein gives rise to the protein MNEAVCEAHAISKRFGGTLALDCVSLRLDVGEAHALVGENGAGKSTLIKVLTGVHRPDGGTIRHLGRPVSFSGPADAQDSGISTIYQEVELAPLLSVADNLFLGREPITRLGLLDRSRLRREATEVLARYGVTVDVRRPLGELGLGIRQMVAIARAVSARARLVIMDEPTSSLAPREVDRLADVIEVLRAQGIAILYVTHKLDEVFRVCQRVSVLRDGRLVRTGLVRETSRIGLVAAMLGRPVAEVRRHGVTSFGEAHEVGRAAPVLRAESLVREHALHGVSVEVRPGEVVGLAGLLGSGRSETVRAVFGADPLDAGSVEVAGRARRRWNPAIAIRSGVCMVPEDRKAEGVVPGLSVRDNITLAALPRLTRGGLVSRRARDRIVDAFVRRLGIKVSSPDQKVGELSGGNQQKVLLARMLCLHPAVLILDEPTRGIDIGAKAEIQALIDELAHEGLGVLLVAELEEIVEGADTVVVLRDGTAAGVLRGAEIGERPIMELIAAADSDGSAGGRFDD